From one Thalassoroseus pseudoceratinae genomic stretch:
- the deoC gene encoding deoxyribose-phosphate aldolase: MTTYTDIAKMIDHALLKPSLTADEMEAGIDLALKYDVASVCILPYYLKRCAERLAGSTVKASTVIGFPLGGHTTSVKVAEAERAINDGCEELDMVVNISQVLSGRWDDVQTEIQTIVDLTHAANQKVKVIFENCYLEDDDKIRLCEICSEAGADWVKTSTGFGSGGATADDLKLMRQHAADHVQVKASGGIRDLETVLTFRELGVTRCGASGTKAILDECRQRFGS, from the coding sequence ATGACGACATACACCGACATTGCCAAGATGATCGACCACGCTCTACTCAAGCCGTCATTGACGGCAGACGAGATGGAAGCGGGGATCGATTTGGCGTTGAAATACGATGTCGCCAGCGTCTGCATTCTGCCGTACTATCTGAAACGGTGTGCCGAGCGGTTGGCGGGGAGCACGGTGAAGGCATCGACCGTCATCGGTTTCCCGCTTGGTGGTCACACGACATCGGTGAAGGTGGCCGAAGCGGAACGAGCGATCAACGATGGTTGCGAAGAGTTGGACATGGTCGTCAACATCTCACAAGTCCTCAGTGGACGCTGGGATGACGTCCAAACCGAAATTCAAACCATCGTCGATCTCACTCACGCCGCCAATCAAAAAGTGAAAGTTATCTTCGAAAACTGTTACCTCGAAGACGACGACAAAATTCGACTTTGCGAAATTTGCAGCGAAGCGGGTGCGGATTGGGTCAAGACCTCGACCGGCTTTGGCAGTGGCGGGGCGACGGCGGACGACTTGAAACTCATGCGTCAACACGCCGCCGATCACGTGCAAGTCAAAGCTTCCGGCGGGATTCGCGATCTCGAAACCGTCCTCACCTTCCGCGAACTCGGCGTCACCCGTTGTGGAGCGAGTGGCACGAAAGCCATTCTAGACGAATGCCGCCAACGGTTTGGATCATGA
- the uvrA gene encoding excinuclease ABC subunit UvrA has translation MAQSDIIIRGAREHNLRNIDLTLPRGKLICMTGVSGSGKSSLAFDTLYAEGQRRYVESLSSYARQFLGQMPKPEVDTVAGLAPSISIQQKTSSRNPRSTVGTITEIYDYLRVLFARVGQGHCPNCGQLITAQTGEAILENILRLPNGTKYQVLAPIVRQQKGEFKDLFEDLLKQGFLRARVDGEIVQLTQDLGLDRQMRHSIEVVIDRLTAGKSSRARVAEAIENALKLSGGTLLVSTADDTKRPAPDETDLPEDAMPLRGSISDTERLYSIDYSCAGCGTSYELPSPQLFSFNSPLGMCLDCNGLGMRHDFVPELLVPDDNLSIQKGAFTLLGKLSEVGRWRKHIIKGVATAIETDLDLKSGSFLKTKWSELPQEAQEMFLNGMPGRNITFSWRHRGGIWKHGGVWEGYISELLDAYRKARNPMRRKQLEKYMDFSACTTCHGARLNAQARHVLITTSNPEFTQLAQESNSNIQPSLSLPDVCRLSIANAAAFFEGLELDPVAASIAEEAIKEIRGRLGFLLRCGLDYLALDRTAPTLSGGETQRIRLAGQIGCGLVGVVYILDEPSIGLHPRDNVMLLESLQDLRDQGNTVIVVEHDEDTMRAADHIIDFGPGPGIRGGNVVAEGSLTKVKKSRKSVTGQFLSGKRQIEIPNERRQPTDQWLTIQGAAHNNLKEVDVRFPLGTFICVTGVSGSGKSSLTNDILWQVLNRDLNKGNGAPGKYTSVDGLKHLDKAIDIDQSPIGRTPRSNPATYVKLLDEIRSLYTQLPESRIRGYKPGRFSFNTPSGRCEACEGYGSRKLEMDFLADVWVTCEVCNGRRFNKETLEVRYKGLSISDVLDLDIQAALSHFENHPKIARLLQTLHDVGLDYLKLGQPSPTLSGGEAQRIKLARELGKRSTGQTLYLLDEPTTGLHFADIEMLLKVLHDFADAGNTVLVVEHNLDVVKTADWVIDLGPEGGEGGGRIVAEGPPEVIAECEDSFTGQALRPFLGLKELPRSNGNTSRWQSTARSNGSTDGRSSREIVVRGAAQHNLQDIDLTIPRDKMSVFCGPSGSGKSSLAMDTLYAEGQRRYVESLSAYARQFLGQMPKPRVEHIHGLSPAIAIEQKTTGHTPRSTVGTVTEIYDYLRILYARLGIPYCPACQIPIETQTTDQVIDKLMQAPAGTKMLILAPQEVRVGQKYEALWERLQAQGLRRVRINGETYQLDDVPAMDRRRKHEVDVVMDRVTIDSKKRGRVADSVESAFEMGLGTIRVATIDADRPEPEWTVERFSLQYACGACGRSFEELTPHDFSFNSYLGWCPTCEGLGTQQGTNLAALISDPHATLQEAAIAAWPDPATSELFAAMLEGMAGELGIPLDVAFNQLDPSHQRVVLHGSGDRWFSFKDSKTVGPAFRFQYKGLYPAIEEASRVSYVYRAMLHDMTGEVPCMACDGSRLRDDAAAVRLNGKTLQQLCDLPLDEALHFLESLKFSKSEKKIAGDLMAEATSRLSFLVEVGLDYLTLSRPLPTLSGGEAQRIRLAGQIGRALTGVLYVLDEPTIGLHPRDNGRLLGALQKLRDLGNTLVLVEHDREVLDAADRLYDFGPGAGRYGGSVTGEGTPKQIAKRKTLTGEYLSDKKVIPIPSTRRMTTDTEETPGGGWLEVLGARHHNLRNVDLRIPLGTFTCVTGVSGSGKSTLIEDTLAKALSRLLHRSNSQPAPFNELRGVEAVNKIITVDQQPLGNTPASNPATYTGVFEPIRNLFAQLPEAKVRGYRPARFSFNRKGGRCEDCEGNGQKCIEMHFLPDVWVECETCRGKRYNQETLAVTYRGHTIADVLEMPISKARDVFENIPKIRGFLETLCAIGLDYLTLGQPAPTLSGGEAQRVKLASELARPNTGRTLYVLDEPTTGLHFDDIAKLLKVLNSLVELGNTVVVIEHNLDVIKTADWIVDLGPEAGRGGGFIVAQGTPEDIADYAERVSASKGNSMHPSHTGTVLQSILATGKRADREVFNAKKARKKRDGDLDIKAVGQSTKMPWETNGRQWHTQDRIGHNGTPCRWDGAALATVADMLEADERFAPINWNHRSIVEVQGQEKQGGWFLHALTGEEWLVKLKFRVKKRRFSQVELQEKLQLAPLDDIEELPIYGREPRVKVKNLKGPWQEIQLAVHWLKEVDTPEFREFFDEACDAYFTVAEVEKVSPDEISPWKVLGRRWHTMRKGMLKGKVMWKAEVVEELFNVIEKVAPDAEPDWSTKMLVNYRRDGQPWVRIHTKRPKAVDVEIYFPSGSVTLGQVVELGHDREIITGSRGHDSVKIYFRTKAQVNDKAFAEFLKG, from the coding sequence ATGGCTCAATCCGATATCATCATCCGCGGTGCCCGTGAGCATAACCTCCGCAATATCGATCTCACGCTGCCACGCGGAAAACTGATCTGTATGACCGGTGTCAGCGGCAGCGGCAAAAGTTCGCTGGCGTTCGACACACTCTACGCCGAAGGTCAACGCCGATACGTGGAAAGTCTCTCGTCCTACGCGAGGCAATTTCTTGGTCAAATGCCGAAACCCGAAGTCGATACCGTCGCGGGTTTGGCTCCGTCGATCTCCATTCAACAGAAAACCTCCAGCCGAAACCCACGCAGCACCGTAGGCACGATTACCGAGATTTATGATTATCTCCGCGTTCTATTCGCCCGAGTCGGACAAGGTCACTGCCCCAATTGTGGCCAGCTGATCACCGCGCAAACCGGTGAAGCCATCCTCGAAAACATCCTCCGATTGCCGAACGGAACTAAGTATCAGGTTCTCGCGCCCATCGTTCGCCAACAGAAAGGGGAATTCAAAGACCTTTTTGAAGACCTGCTCAAACAAGGTTTTCTGCGTGCCCGCGTCGATGGGGAGATCGTACAACTCACGCAGGATCTCGGCTTGGATCGGCAAATGCGGCACTCGATCGAAGTCGTGATCGACCGTCTCACGGCAGGAAAAAGCAGCCGCGCCCGCGTTGCGGAAGCGATCGAGAACGCCCTCAAACTCTCCGGCGGTACCCTGCTCGTCAGCACGGCCGATGACACCAAACGCCCGGCTCCGGATGAAACAGACTTGCCCGAAGATGCGATGCCGCTGCGTGGGTCCATCAGCGACACCGAACGACTCTACAGCATTGACTATAGTTGTGCCGGTTGTGGCACGAGTTACGAACTCCCCAGCCCGCAACTTTTTAGTTTCAACAGTCCGCTCGGAATGTGCCTCGACTGTAACGGTCTCGGCATGCGACACGACTTTGTTCCCGAATTGCTAGTTCCCGACGATAATCTCTCCATCCAAAAAGGCGCGTTTACGTTACTCGGAAAACTCTCCGAGGTTGGCCGTTGGCGGAAACACATTATCAAAGGTGTGGCGACTGCGATTGAAACGGACCTCGATCTCAAGAGTGGTTCATTTCTCAAAACCAAATGGTCGGAACTCCCGCAAGAAGCCCAAGAGATGTTCCTCAACGGCATGCCCGGCCGTAACATCACATTCAGTTGGCGACATCGTGGCGGCATCTGGAAACATGGTGGCGTCTGGGAGGGTTATATTTCCGAATTGCTAGACGCCTATCGCAAGGCTCGCAATCCGATGCGTCGCAAGCAACTCGAAAAGTATATGGACTTTTCGGCATGCACAACTTGCCACGGTGCGAGACTGAATGCTCAAGCAAGACACGTCCTAATCACGACTTCGAATCCTGAGTTTACTCAACTCGCACAAGAGTCCAACTCGAACATTCAACCATCTCTGTCCTTGCCTGATGTTTGTCGGTTAAGCATCGCAAACGCAGCCGCATTTTTTGAAGGTCTAGAACTCGATCCCGTCGCGGCTTCAATCGCCGAGGAAGCGATCAAAGAAATCCGAGGCCGACTCGGGTTCCTTTTGCGATGTGGTCTCGACTACCTCGCACTTGACCGCACCGCCCCCACCCTTTCTGGTGGTGAAACACAACGCATTCGACTAGCCGGACAGATCGGATGTGGACTTGTGGGTGTGGTTTATATTCTCGATGAACCCTCAATCGGCCTGCATCCTCGTGACAATGTGATGTTACTAGAAAGCCTGCAAGACTTGCGTGATCAAGGCAACACGGTGATTGTTGTCGAACACGATGAAGACACCATGCGGGCGGCGGACCATATCATCGATTTTGGCCCAGGGCCGGGAATTCGTGGCGGAAACGTAGTTGCGGAAGGCTCGCTTACGAAAGTCAAGAAGTCCCGCAAAAGCGTTACCGGGCAGTTCCTCTCCGGTAAACGACAGATCGAAATTCCTAACGAACGCCGTCAGCCGACAGATCAATGGCTAACAATTCAAGGAGCCGCTCACAACAACCTCAAGGAAGTCGATGTTCGCTTTCCACTAGGAACTTTTATTTGTGTCACCGGTGTGAGTGGTAGCGGAAAAAGCTCACTAACAAACGACATTCTCTGGCAAGTTCTTAACCGTGATCTCAACAAAGGCAACGGCGCACCTGGTAAATACACGAGTGTCGATGGCTTGAAACATCTGGATAAAGCCATTGATATCGATCAATCACCAATTGGTCGCACACCGCGTTCGAATCCCGCCACGTATGTCAAATTGCTAGACGAGATTCGTAGTCTTTATACACAGCTCCCCGAATCCCGAATTCGAGGCTATAAGCCAGGCCGATTTAGCTTCAACACCCCGAGTGGCCGATGTGAAGCTTGTGAAGGTTACGGTTCCCGCAAACTTGAAATGGACTTCTTGGCTGATGTTTGGGTGACGTGCGAAGTTTGCAATGGACGACGATTCAACAAAGAGACCCTTGAGGTTCGTTACAAGGGTTTGAGTATCTCGGATGTTCTTGATCTTGATATTCAGGCAGCTCTATCGCACTTTGAGAATCACCCGAAGATTGCACGGCTTCTACAGACGTTGCACGATGTCGGGCTCGACTATCTTAAGCTCGGGCAACCGTCACCGACTCTGTCGGGCGGAGAGGCTCAACGGATCAAGCTAGCACGTGAGCTTGGGAAGCGATCGACTGGGCAGACGTTATATCTACTTGATGAGCCGACAACCGGACTACACTTTGCAGACATCGAGATGCTGCTCAAAGTGCTCCACGACTTCGCCGATGCCGGGAACACGGTGCTCGTGGTCGAACACAATCTCGATGTGGTCAAGACGGCCGATTGGGTCATCGACTTAGGTCCCGAAGGCGGCGAAGGCGGAGGACGAATTGTTGCCGAAGGACCGCCCGAAGTAATCGCCGAATGTGAGGACTCGTTCACCGGCCAAGCACTTCGTCCGTTCCTGGGATTGAAGGAGTTGCCTCGATCCAATGGTAACACCTCCCGTTGGCAATCCACTGCGCGAAGCAACGGATCGACGGATGGACGATCGTCGCGGGAAATTGTGGTCCGTGGTGCTGCCCAACACAACTTGCAAGATATCGACCTCACGATTCCGCGGGACAAAATGAGCGTCTTCTGCGGACCAAGTGGTAGCGGCAAAAGTTCGCTCGCGATGGACACACTTTATGCGGAAGGACAACGACGGTATGTCGAAAGCCTTTCGGCTTATGCTCGGCAGTTTCTCGGTCAAATGCCGAAGCCACGGGTTGAACACATTCACGGGCTGTCACCGGCGATCGCAATCGAACAAAAAACCACCGGGCACACGCCGCGATCGACCGTGGGAACGGTCACAGAAATTTATGACTATCTCCGCATTCTCTATGCCCGATTGGGAATCCCGTACTGTCCGGCTTGTCAAATTCCCATCGAAACACAGACGACCGATCAAGTCATCGACAAATTGATGCAGGCACCGGCGGGGACGAAGATGCTGATTCTGGCTCCGCAGGAAGTTCGCGTGGGGCAGAAGTACGAGGCATTATGGGAACGATTGCAGGCCCAAGGTCTGCGGCGGGTTCGCATCAACGGCGAGACGTATCAACTCGACGACGTTCCCGCGATGGATCGCCGACGCAAGCACGAAGTTGATGTGGTCATGGACCGCGTCACGATTGATTCCAAGAAACGCGGCCGAGTGGCGGACAGCGTGGAATCGGCATTCGAGATGGGGCTCGGAACGATCCGCGTGGCGACGATCGACGCAGACCGTCCGGAGCCGGAGTGGACTGTCGAGCGGTTTAGTCTGCAGTATGCATGCGGTGCGTGTGGACGAAGTTTCGAGGAACTCACCCCGCATGATTTCAGTTTCAATAGTTATCTTGGTTGGTGTCCGACTTGTGAGGGGTTGGGCACGCAACAGGGGACGAACTTGGCGGCGTTGATTTCTGATCCGCATGCGACCCTCCAAGAAGCCGCCATCGCGGCTTGGCCCGACCCGGCTACGAGTGAACTGTTCGCCGCCATGTTGGAAGGAATGGCCGGTGAACTTGGGATTCCGCTGGATGTCGCGTTCAATCAGCTTGATCCGTCGCATCAACGGGTTGTGTTGCACGGCAGCGGTGACCGTTGGTTCTCTTTCAAGGACTCGAAAACCGTCGGCCCTGCATTCCGCTTTCAGTACAAAGGGCTGTACCCGGCGATCGAAGAAGCATCGCGGGTTTCGTACGTCTACCGGGCCATGTTGCACGACATGACCGGCGAAGTTCCCTGCATGGCGTGTGACGGTAGCCGACTCCGCGATGATGCCGCCGCCGTGCGGTTGAATGGCAAGACGCTGCAACAACTCTGCGATTTACCATTGGACGAGGCATTGCACTTCTTGGAGTCGTTAAAGTTCTCCAAGTCCGAAAAGAAGATCGCGGGAGACTTGATGGCGGAAGCGACCAGTCGGTTGTCGTTCCTGGTCGAAGTCGGTTTGGATTACCTCACGCTTTCCCGACCGCTGCCTACACTTTCGGGTGGGGAGGCCCAACGGATTCGGTTGGCCGGTCAAATTGGTCGCGCACTCACGGGGGTGCTGTATGTGCTAGATGAACCAACGATTGGACTGCACCCGCGAGACAATGGACGTTTGCTCGGAGCCCTCCAGAAGTTGCGTGATCTGGGGAATACGTTGGTGCTGGTCGAACATGATCGTGAAGTTCTCGACGCTGCGGATCGGCTTTACGATTTCGGCCCCGGTGCCGGTCGATACGGTGGAAGCGTGACTGGCGAGGGCACGCCGAAACAGATCGCGAAACGCAAAACGTTGACCGGAGAATACCTTTCGGACAAAAAAGTCATTCCGATTCCCAGCACCCGACGCATGACGACGGACACCGAGGAAACGCCGGGCGGCGGGTGGTTGGAGGTCCTCGGAGCGCGGCATCACAATTTGCGAAACGTCGATCTGCGGATTCCCTTGGGCACGTTCACCTGCGTGACTGGGGTGTCCGGTTCCGGCAAAAGTACGTTGATCGAGGATACGCTTGCCAAGGCACTTTCCCGGTTGCTGCATCGGTCCAACTCGCAACCCGCTCCATTCAACGAGCTTCGCGGCGTGGAGGCGGTCAACAAGATCATCACAGTCGATCAGCAACCGCTCGGGAACACACCGGCATCGAACCCAGCAACTTACACCGGCGTTTTCGAACCGATTCGGAATTTGTTCGCTCAACTTCCCGAGGCGAAGGTCCGTGGATATCGGCCGGCCCGGTTTAGTTTCAATCGCAAAGGCGGACGCTGCGAGGACTGCGAAGGCAACGGGCAAAAGTGCATCGAAATGCATTTCCTTCCCGATGTGTGGGTCGAATGCGAAACTTGCCGAGGCAAACGCTACAACCAGGAAACGCTGGCGGTCACGTATCGGGGCCACACAATTGCCGACGTGCTGGAAATGCCGATCAGCAAGGCTCGGGATGTGTTCGAGAACATCCCCAAGATTCGCGGTTTTCTGGAAACGTTGTGTGCGATCGGATTGGATTATCTGACGTTGGGTCAACCCGCTCCGACGCTTTCCGGCGGGGAAGCTCAGCGGGTGAAGTTGGCCTCCGAGTTGGCTCGCCCGAACACGGGTCGCACGCTGTATGTGCTCGATGAACCAACGACCGGCTTGCACTTCGATGACATCGCGAAGCTGCTGAAGGTATTGAACAGCCTTGTGGAACTCGGCAATACGGTGGTGGTGATCGAGCATAATTTGGATGTGATCAAAACGGCGGATTGGATTGTCGATCTTGGACCGGAAGCTGGGCGTGGCGGCGGGTTTATCGTCGCTCAAGGCACGCCGGAAGATATCGCGGATTATGCGGAACGCGTCAGTGCATCGAAGGGCAATTCGATGCATCCCTCACACACAGGGACCGTATTGCAATCGATCCTGGCCACCGGGAAACGAGCCGACCGCGAAGTGTTCAACGCCAAGAAAGCCCGCAAGAAACGCGATGGCGATTTGGATATCAAAGCCGTCGGCCAATCCACGAAGATGCCCTGGGAAACCAACGGGCGGCAATGGCATACGCAAGACCGAATCGGTCACAATGGCACGCCGTGTCGCTGGGATGGGGCAGCGTTGGCGACCGTGGCCGACATGCTGGAAGCCGATGAGCGGTTTGCACCGATCAACTGGAATCATCGCAGCATTGTTGAGGTCCAAGGCCAAGAGAAACAAGGCGGGTGGTTTCTGCATGCGTTGACGGGTGAGGAGTGGTTGGTGAAGCTGAAATTCCGTGTCAAGAAGCGACGGTTCAGCCAAGTTGAATTGCAAGAAAAGTTGCAACTCGCCCCATTGGACGACATTGAAGAACTTCCGATCTACGGTCGGGAACCACGTGTGAAGGTGAAGAATCTCAAAGGCCCTTGGCAGGAGATTCAGTTAGCGGTGCACTGGCTGAAGGAAGTCGACACGCCGGAGTTTCGCGAGTTCTTTGACGAAGCGTGCGACGCATACTTCACCGTCGCCGAGGTCGAGAAAGTCAGCCCGGACGAGATTTCCCCGTGGAAAGTGCTCGGGCGGCGATGGCATACGATGCGGAAGGGCATGCTCAAAGGCAAGGTGATGTGGAAAGCGGAAGTCGTGGAAGAACTTTTCAATGTCATCGAAAAAGTCGCTCCCGACGCCGAGCCGGATTGGTCCACCAAGATGCTCGTCAACTACCGTCGCGACGGCCAGCCGTGGGTGCGAATCCACACGAAACGTCCGAAAGCCGTCGATGTAGAAATCTATTTTCCGAGTGGCTCAGTCACACTGGGCCAAGTCGTGGAACTCGGTCACGACCGCGAAATCATCACCGGATCACGCGGGCACGACAGCGTGAAAATCTATTTTCGCACGAAAGCCCAAGTTAACGACAAAGCCTTCGCGGAGTTTCTGAAGGGGTAG
- a CDS encoding MFS transporter has translation MTTETASPERIQQVNSSRDSIYDKIFWLTYAANVSLVAANALTFRFADFVKFLGGTEETTGAIAGTALLGALAARWMLGQGIDRYGTRILWRLGSVLFIASMSLFVVVDRLDAWIYVARTGYAVGISMMFTCSMVHAQNRVPAARRTEVIGNLGSSGFVGMICGAQLGDLILALVESGRMQYVVLFGTTVLLSTVYLGLVITITRRDVHDRPHETPAAHSLLLRYWPGPVVLVAMMMGTALTVTTVFLTRYVNHLGLSHGFGAFFTGYAISAFSFRLLASKWSRSIGRHRMILFGLCGHALGFAILPYMTRDWMFLIPATSCGFGHALLFPAVVSLGAGAFPKQYRGTGTTITLGFFDLGMALSAPFLGRVIDQFDGVGFTPMFYTAMGMMLIVATFYTLTAGRHPDVDAVGETEEQVHPRGLPRVETAPHPAPRPEPVPALCSAHHDD, from the coding sequence ATGACGACCGAAACTGCCTCACCCGAAAGAATACAACAAGTAAACTCCTCCAGGGATTCGATTTACGACAAGATCTTCTGGTTGACCTACGCTGCGAACGTATCGTTGGTCGCTGCGAACGCACTGACGTTTCGATTCGCCGATTTCGTTAAATTCCTCGGTGGAACCGAAGAAACGACGGGTGCGATTGCCGGTACCGCATTGCTGGGAGCCTTGGCAGCTCGCTGGATGCTCGGACAGGGGATCGACCGCTACGGAACTCGAATTCTTTGGCGTCTCGGAAGTGTCCTGTTCATTGCCAGCATGAGTTTGTTCGTTGTGGTCGATCGGCTCGATGCGTGGATTTACGTGGCTCGCACCGGCTACGCGGTCGGAATCTCCATGATGTTCACGTGCTCGATGGTGCATGCGCAGAATCGCGTTCCGGCAGCACGGCGGACGGAGGTCATCGGCAATCTCGGCAGCAGCGGGTTTGTGGGAATGATTTGCGGTGCCCAGTTGGGCGATTTAATTTTGGCGTTGGTGGAATCAGGACGGATGCAGTACGTCGTGCTATTCGGAACGACGGTGTTGCTCTCGACCGTTTATCTCGGTTTGGTCATTACGATCACGCGACGTGATGTTCACGATCGACCTCACGAAACGCCGGCGGCTCACTCTTTACTGCTGCGATATTGGCCAGGGCCGGTTGTGCTTGTGGCGATGATGATGGGAACCGCTCTCACCGTGACCACGGTGTTCCTAACGCGGTACGTCAATCACTTGGGATTGTCGCATGGCTTCGGAGCATTCTTCACGGGTTATGCCATCTCTGCCTTTTCGTTTCGGCTTTTGGCGTCGAAGTGGAGTCGTTCTATCGGTCGGCACCGCATGATTTTGTTCGGCTTATGCGGTCACGCGCTTGGCTTTGCGATTTTGCCCTACATGACTCGGGATTGGATGTTCCTGATCCCGGCGACATCGTGTGGGTTTGGTCATGCGTTGCTGTTTCCGGCGGTGGTTTCGCTCGGAGCAGGGGCGTTTCCGAAGCAGTATCGTGGAACAGGAACGACAATCACACTGGGCTTTTTCGACCTGGGAATGGCGTTGTCGGCTCCGTTTTTGGGGCGGGTGATCGATCAATTCGATGGAGTCGGTTTCACGCCGATGTTCTACACGGCGATGGGGATGATGTTAATTGTGGCCACGTTCTATACCCTGACGGCGGGGCGTCATCCCGATGTCGATGCCGTGGGGGAAACCGAAGAACAGGTTCATCCACGGGGCTTGCCCCGAGTGGAAACAGCACCGCATCCGGCCCCGCGACCCGAACCCGTGCCCGCCTTGTGTTCTGCTCACCATGACGATTGA
- a CDS encoding sialate O-acetylesterase, giving the protein MQRVNGHLRTVLAGLALVSAVSVSAQAEVRLPKIFSSHMVLQRDVKLPVWGWADPGEKVQVSLGDQTAEATADDDGKWKVSLPAQKAGGPHEITVKGSKSEPIGLTDILVGEVWLCSGQSNMAWSVSRSNNPKEEIAAANYPKIRLFNVPRRPSATPIDDIEAKWEVCSPKTIPNFTAVGYFFGRHLHKELDVPIGLISSSWGGTRIEPWTPVVGFEAVEKTQPIAKKVQDRDPKGKYSHQDPTMLYNGMIKGFVPFALQGAIWYQGESNHREGALYRDKMEALIKGWREVFHNSEMPFLFVQLAPYQYGTEDPTILAKAWEAQTESLKIPHTGMAVTTDIANLKDIHPKNKQDVGKRLALWALATTYGQDDLVYSGPLYKSSKVEDGKIRVMFDHVGSGLASRDGEELTWFQIAGEDGGFVDAQAKIDGDTVVVWSDEVKAPKSVRFGFHKLAEPNLMNKDGLPASPFRTDSD; this is encoded by the coding sequence ATGCAGCGTGTGAATGGGCACCTTCGAACGGTGCTAGCGGGTTTGGCGTTGGTGAGTGCGGTGAGCGTTTCGGCTCAAGCGGAAGTGCGATTGCCGAAGATTTTCAGCAGTCACATGGTGTTGCAACGCGATGTGAAATTGCCGGTGTGGGGTTGGGCCGATCCGGGTGAGAAGGTTCAAGTGTCACTCGGCGACCAAACCGCCGAAGCGACCGCGGACGATGATGGCAAGTGGAAAGTCTCGCTGCCCGCGCAAAAAGCCGGTGGTCCCCATGAAATTACGGTGAAGGGTTCCAAGTCGGAACCGATCGGCTTGACCGATATTCTCGTCGGCGAAGTTTGGTTGTGCTCGGGACAGTCCAACATGGCATGGTCCGTTTCGCGATCGAACAATCCGAAGGAGGAAATCGCAGCGGCGAACTACCCGAAGATTCGGCTTTTCAACGTGCCCCGACGACCGTCCGCCACTCCGATCGACGATATCGAAGCCAAATGGGAAGTCTGCTCGCCGAAAACCATTCCAAATTTCACGGCGGTCGGCTACTTCTTCGGTCGTCACTTGCACAAAGAACTCGATGTACCAATCGGCTTGATTTCGTCGTCATGGGGTGGAACGCGGATCGAACCGTGGACGCCGGTCGTCGGTTTTGAAGCCGTCGAGAAAACCCAACCAATCGCCAAGAAGGTCCAAGACCGCGATCCCAAAGGCAAATACAGTCATCAAGACCCAACGATGCTGTATAACGGTATGATCAAAGGGTTCGTGCCGTTCGCTCTCCAAGGAGCAATTTGGTACCAAGGCGAATCGAATCACCGTGAAGGTGCTCTTTACCGGGACAAGATGGAAGCCCTCATCAAGGGTTGGCGGGAAGTCTTCCACAATTCCGAAATGCCATTCCTCTTCGTGCAGTTGGCCCCTTACCAATACGGCACCGAAGACCCCACCATTCTTGCGAAAGCCTGGGAAGCTCAGACGGAATCGCTCAAAATTCCGCACACGGGTATGGCCGTCACCACGGACATCGCCAACCTGAAAGACATTCACCCCAAAAACAAACAAGATGTCGGCAAACGCCTCGCGTTGTGGGCTCTCGCCACAACTTACGGCCAAGATGATCTGGTTTACTCCGGTCCGCTCTACAAATCCTCGAAGGTGGAAGACGGCAAAATCCGCGTGATGTTCGATCATGTCGGCAGCGGCTTGGCCAGTCGAGACGGCGAAGAACTCACCTGGTTCCAAATCGCCGGTGAAGATGGCGGATTCGTCGACGCACAGGCAAAAATCGACGGCGACACGGTCGTCGTTTGGAGTGATGAAGTCAAAGCGCCGAAATCGGTCCGCTTTGGTTTCCACAAGCTCGCCGAACCGAACCTGATGAACAAAGACGGTCTGCCGGCATCGCCATTCCGTACCGATTCCGACTAA